One Edaphobacter lichenicola DNA window includes the following coding sequences:
- a CDS encoding queuosine precursor transporter: MPTQLQTIQPSATPSTPRSFKYLDALTTAFVVILLVSNLIAQKVCLLGPVAIGSWSIGPFAVSGAVLLFPITYIFGDVFTEVYGFAASRRAIWLGFFGTALLYLIGAIVIALPSAPGWRNQQAFSTVFGFIPRILAASLIAFWAGEFANSYTMARLKLFTNGRKLWTRTIGSTIVGQAVDTVLVITLTFGGIYPVRILLNIMVTGYALKVGYEVLATPITYLVINWLKRAEHADAFDRHQSFNPFSFAQKSSLDA; encoded by the coding sequence ATGCCCACGCAACTCCAAACGATCCAACCGAGTGCCACGCCATCGACTCCCCGCAGCTTCAAATATCTTGACGCCCTCACCACCGCCTTCGTCGTCATCCTGCTCGTCTCGAACCTCATCGCGCAAAAGGTCTGCCTCCTCGGGCCAGTCGCGATCGGCAGCTGGTCCATCGGCCCCTTCGCGGTCAGCGGAGCCGTTCTCCTCTTCCCCATCACCTACATCTTTGGAGACGTCTTCACCGAGGTCTACGGCTTTGCCGCCTCCCGCCGGGCCATCTGGCTGGGCTTCTTCGGCACCGCCCTCCTCTATCTCATCGGAGCCATCGTCATCGCGCTGCCCTCCGCCCCCGGATGGCGCAACCAGCAGGCCTTCTCAACGGTCTTCGGCTTCATCCCGCGCATCCTGGCCGCCAGCCTCATCGCCTTCTGGGCCGGCGAGTTCGCCAACTCCTACACCATGGCGCGCCTCAAGCTCTTCACCAACGGACGCAAACTCTGGACCCGCACCATCGGCTCCACCATCGTCGGCCAGGCCGTCGACACAGTCCTCGTCATCACCCTCACCTTCGGCGGAATCTATCCCGTCCGCATCCTCCTCAACATTATGGTTACCGGCTACGCCCTCAAGGTCGGATACGAGGTCCTCGCTACCCCGATCACGTATCTTGTCATAAACTGGCTCAAACGAGCCGAACACGCCGATGCGTTCGATCGTCATCAAAGCTTCAACCCCTTTTCCTTTGCGCAAAAGAGCAGTTTGGACGCCTGA
- the fahA gene encoding fumarylacetoacetase yields MAKQSIAAHKSWLPDANHATTDFPLTHLPYAAFTREGQQHLCVAIGSHLLDLHACASSGLLPPTLTEACQSPTLNLLMSQGPRSWALLRKTLTTLLHADAKPEHKEKAEAALHSIAGSTFQKPVHIPNYTDFYASIHHATRAGQLFRPDQPLLPNYKHIPIGYHGRASSFLVSGEPIVRPIGQTRPSAEEVQPNFLPTSKLDYELELALYIGQPNTQGVPIPISSAADHIFGISLLNDWSARDIQSWEYQPLGPFVAKNFATSISPWVTPIPALEPFRVPAAPRPATDPKPLPYLHSTADQKSGSVNVLLEVFILTKRMKANKLQPFLLSESNPQDLYWTPAQLIAHHTSNGCNLQVGDILATGTISGPAQASAGCLLELTHNGAQPLLLPTGETRTFLEDGDEIILRGSCKSPGHPRIGLGECRATILPARV; encoded by the coding sequence ATGGCAAAACAAAGCATCGCAGCCCACAAGAGCTGGCTCCCCGACGCCAACCACGCCACCACCGACTTCCCCCTCACCCATCTCCCCTACGCCGCCTTCACCCGCGAAGGCCAGCAACACCTCTGCGTAGCCATCGGCTCCCACCTCCTCGACCTCCACGCCTGCGCCTCCTCCGGCCTGCTCCCCCCCACCCTCACCGAGGCCTGCCAGTCCCCAACCCTCAACCTGCTCATGTCCCAGGGCCCTCGATCCTGGGCTCTCCTCCGCAAAACCCTCACCACCCTCCTCCACGCCGACGCAAAGCCTGAGCACAAGGAAAAAGCCGAAGCCGCCCTCCACTCCATCGCCGGATCGACCTTCCAAAAACCAGTCCACATCCCCAACTACACCGACTTCTACGCCTCCATCCACCACGCCACCCGAGCCGGCCAGCTCTTTCGCCCCGACCAGCCTCTCCTCCCCAACTACAAGCACATCCCCATCGGCTATCACGGCCGAGCTTCCTCCTTCCTCGTAAGCGGCGAACCCATCGTCCGGCCCATCGGCCAAACCCGCCCGTCCGCCGAAGAAGTCCAACCTAACTTCCTTCCCACCAGCAAGCTGGACTACGAACTGGAACTGGCACTTTACATCGGCCAGCCCAACACCCAGGGCGTCCCCATCCCCATCTCCAGCGCCGCCGACCACATCTTCGGCATCAGCCTCCTCAACGACTGGTCCGCCCGCGACATCCAGTCCTGGGAGTACCAACCCCTCGGCCCCTTCGTTGCAAAAAACTTTGCCACTAGCATCTCCCCCTGGGTCACCCCCATACCCGCGCTCGAACCCTTCCGAGTCCCCGCCGCCCCCCGTCCCGCCACCGACCCAAAGCCCCTCCCTTATCTTCACTCAACCGCCGATCAAAAGAGCGGAAGCGTGAATGTATTACTTGAAGTATTCATCCTGACGAAAAGAATGAAAGCCAATAAACTCCAGCCGTTCCTCCTCAGCGAATCCAACCCGCAAGACCTCTACTGGACCCCAGCGCAGCTCATCGCCCACCACACCAGCAACGGCTGCAACCTCCAGGTCGGCGACATCCTCGCCACCGGCACCATCTCCGGCCCCGCCCAGGCCTCCGCCGGCTGCCTCCTCGAGCTCACCCACAACGGAGCCCAACCCCTCCTCCTCCCCACCGGCGAAACCCGCACCTTCCTCGAGGACGGCGACGAGATCATCCTCCGCGGCTCTTGCAAATCCCCCGGCCACCCCCGCATCGGCCTTGGCGAGTGCCGCGCCACCATCCTCCCCGCCCGTGTCTGA
- a CDS encoding efflux RND transporter permease subunit — translation MFVDFFIRRPIFATVCALLIVLAGAVCIPSLPISLYPDLAPPQVVVSSNYIGANSKDVESAVTIILEQAINGVEGMRYMSSTSSNDGTSSIIITFQTGYNLDIAAVDVQNRVATVQGRLPATVNNTGISITKASSNFIFAAGFISPDHSLSQAFISNYLDVYVSDALKRVPGVGAVLIFGERKYAMRLWIDPTRLAARGLTALDVTNALAQQNVEVPAGQLGQPPADPKQQFQMAVRVLGRFDDPKQFDNIVIKNNPTAGGVVLFKDIGRAELGAETYSTALKYSGGDAIGVGVQQLSNANALDVDKKCRAVLEELQKNFPPGMKGIIAVDTTLVIGESVHEVVTTIGEAIIIVVIVIFLFLQDWRATIIPAVTIPVSLIGTFAFIKIFGFSINSLTLFGITLATGLVVDDAIVVIENVQRHLSGHAVIPERHELSEPDPYAPDTLAEEKHGSGMAQTSSDPHKATSIAMAEVTSAVIATSLVLISVFIPVSFFPGTTGILYKQFSLTIAFSIAISAFNALTLSPALAAILLRPEQKKTGIMGLLLNPIEAIIQWVIRTYAKVVTFVVRIRYVMLLFFVGALAATAFMYNYVPTAFIPQEDQSYFLIIVQTPPGASLSYTTEFADRVSDVVRKNDGVFGTFSVMGFSLAGGSSPNSGLIFAPLKPINDRTKMGDKFTARNIVRDVGPKLFGVPGGVAFAAEPPAIAGLGTVGGFQFILQDAGRNTFDDIARVAHTLVAQGNTPGSGLIAMNTQFTSNDPQLQVTIDRQKAETIGVPFTQITAALGTFMGSSYINDFNFNNRSYRVYVQADQQFRRNAGDLRQYYVRSNTGQLIPLDNLATVQQISGPQVINHYNLFRSAEIDGSPAPGLSSGQGNATMVKLFEKNKLQGMTYSWTGLALEEVESEGKAIIIFGLGLLVVYLTLSAQYESFALPFIILLAVPMAILGALSLVSLRGLVDDVYVQIGLVMLIGLSAKNSILIVEFAEQLLAQGRTITEAAIEAAELRLRPILMTSIAFILGVGPLYFATGAGAYGRHSVGTAIVGGMVLSTILNLFFIPVLYVILKTILGKFSGKKTVAPSRELPSH, via the coding sequence TTGTTCGTAGACTTTTTTATTCGTCGTCCGATCTTCGCCACGGTCTGTGCGCTTCTCATCGTGCTCGCGGGCGCGGTCTGCATCCCGAGCCTTCCGATCTCGCTCTATCCGGATCTCGCGCCCCCCCAGGTCGTCGTCAGCAGCAACTACATCGGCGCCAACTCCAAGGACGTCGAATCCGCCGTCACCATCATCCTCGAGCAGGCCATCAACGGTGTCGAAGGCATGCGGTACATGAGCTCCACCAGCTCCAATGACGGCACCTCGTCCATCATCATCACCTTCCAGACCGGGTACAACCTCGACATCGCAGCCGTCGACGTGCAGAATCGCGTCGCAACCGTTCAAGGCCGTCTACCCGCCACAGTCAACAACACCGGTATCAGCATCACTAAGGCAAGCTCGAACTTCATCTTCGCCGCCGGCTTCATCTCGCCCGATCACTCCCTCTCTCAGGCCTTCATCTCCAACTACCTCGACGTCTACGTCAGCGATGCCCTCAAGCGCGTCCCCGGCGTCGGCGCGGTCCTCATCTTCGGCGAGCGCAAGTACGCCATGCGTCTCTGGATCGACCCGACCCGCCTCGCCGCCCGCGGCCTCACCGCACTCGACGTCACCAATGCCCTTGCCCAGCAGAACGTAGAAGTCCCCGCCGGCCAGCTCGGCCAACCTCCGGCTGATCCTAAACAGCAGTTTCAGATGGCAGTCCGAGTCTTAGGCCGCTTCGACGATCCCAAGCAGTTTGACAACATCGTCATCAAAAACAATCCCACTGCAGGCGGCGTCGTCCTCTTCAAAGACATCGGCCGAGCGGAGCTAGGCGCTGAAACCTACAGCACCGCTCTCAAATACTCCGGCGGAGACGCCATCGGCGTCGGTGTCCAGCAGCTCTCCAACGCCAACGCCCTCGACGTAGACAAGAAGTGCCGCGCCGTCCTCGAAGAGCTCCAGAAAAACTTCCCCCCCGGCATGAAGGGCATCATCGCCGTCGACACCACCCTCGTCATCGGCGAGTCCGTCCACGAAGTCGTCACCACCATCGGCGAAGCCATCATCATCGTCGTCATCGTCATTTTCCTCTTCCTGCAGGACTGGCGCGCCACCATCATCCCCGCCGTCACCATCCCCGTCTCGCTCATCGGCACCTTCGCCTTCATCAAGATCTTCGGCTTCAGCATCAACTCGCTCACCCTCTTCGGCATCACCCTCGCCACAGGTCTAGTCGTCGACGACGCCATCGTCGTCATCGAAAACGTGCAGCGCCACCTCTCCGGCCACGCCGTCATCCCAGAGCGGCACGAGCTCAGCGAACCCGACCCCTACGCCCCCGACACCCTCGCCGAAGAGAAGCACGGCTCCGGAATGGCTCAGACCTCCTCCGATCCCCACAAGGCCACCAGCATCGCCATGGCCGAGGTCACCAGCGCCGTCATCGCGACCTCGCTCGTCCTCATCTCGGTCTTCATCCCGGTCAGCTTCTTCCCCGGAACCACCGGCATTCTCTACAAACAGTTCTCGCTTACCATCGCCTTCTCCATCGCCATCTCGGCCTTCAACGCCCTCACTCTCTCGCCTGCGCTGGCTGCCATTCTCCTGCGTCCCGAACAGAAGAAGACCGGCATCATGGGGCTTCTCCTCAACCCCATCGAAGCCATCATCCAGTGGGTCATCCGCACCTACGCGAAGGTCGTCACCTTCGTCGTCCGCATCCGCTACGTCATGCTCTTGTTCTTCGTCGGAGCCCTCGCGGCCACGGCGTTCATGTACAACTACGTCCCCACCGCCTTCATCCCGCAGGAAGACCAGTCCTACTTCCTCATCATCGTGCAGACGCCTCCCGGAGCCTCGCTCAGCTACACCACCGAGTTTGCCGACCGCGTCTCCGATGTAGTTCGCAAGAACGACGGCGTCTTCGGCACCTTCTCCGTTATGGGCTTCTCCCTCGCCGGCGGCAGCTCACCAAACTCCGGCCTCATCTTCGCGCCACTCAAGCCCATCAATGACCGCACAAAAATGGGCGACAAGTTCACCGCAAGAAACATCGTCCGCGACGTCGGACCCAAGCTCTTCGGCGTTCCCGGCGGTGTCGCCTTCGCCGCAGAACCCCCCGCCATCGCCGGCCTCGGCACCGTCGGAGGCTTCCAGTTCATCCTGCAGGACGCAGGCCGCAACACCTTCGACGACATCGCCCGCGTCGCCCACACCCTCGTCGCCCAAGGCAACACCCCAGGCTCCGGCCTCATCGCCATGAACACGCAGTTCACCTCCAACGACCCGCAGCTTCAGGTCACCATCGACCGCCAGAAGGCCGAGACCATCGGCGTGCCCTTTACGCAGATCACCGCCGCCCTCGGCACCTTCATGGGCTCCAGCTACATCAACGACTTCAACTTCAACAACCGCTCCTACCGCGTCTACGTCCAAGCCGACCAGCAGTTCCGCCGCAACGCGGGCGATCTCCGCCAGTACTACGTCCGCTCCAACACCGGCCAGCTCATCCCGCTCGACAACCTCGCCACCGTCCAGCAGATCTCCGGCCCCCAGGTCATCAACCACTACAACCTCTTCCGCTCCGCCGAGATCGACGGCTCACCCGCCCCCGGCCTCAGCTCAGGTCAGGGCAATGCCACCATGGTCAAGCTCTTCGAGAAGAACAAACTCCAGGGCATGACCTACTCCTGGACCGGCCTCGCCCTCGAAGAAGTTGAGTCCGAAGGCAAGGCCATCATCATCTTCGGCCTCGGCCTGCTCGTCGTCTACCTCACCCTCTCGGCCCAGTACGAGTCCTTCGCGCTGCCGTTCATCATCCTCCTCGCCGTCCCCATGGCCATCCTCGGCGCGCTCTCCCTCGTCTCCCTCCGCGGCCTGGTCGATGACGTCTACGTCCAGATCGGCCTCGTCATGCTCATCGGTCTCTCCGCAAAAAACTCGATCCTCATAGTCGAGTTCGCCGAGCAGCTCCTCGCGCAGGGCCGCACCATCACCGAAGCCGCCATCGAAGCTGCCGAACTCCGCCTCCGTCCCATCCTGATGACCTCCATCGCCTTCATCCTGGGCGTAGGTCCTCTCTACTTCGCCACGGGCGCCGGAGCCTACGGCCGTCACTCGGTCGGCACAGCCATCGTCGGAGGCATGGTGCTCTCCACCATCCTCAACCTCTTCTTCATCCCGGTCCTCTATGTCATCTTGAAGACCATCCTCGGCAAGTTCTCAGGCAAGAAAACCGTAGCCCCAAGCAGGGAACTGCCCAGCCACTAA
- a CDS encoding efflux RND transporter periplasmic adaptor subunit, producing MPLILSTPRVLPVLVVAAACLVAGCKSAPPPQPPPQAMPVKVAPVSLSSVPTSDTYVSTIKSRRSSTMQPQVDGNLVKIFVKSGQTVKAGQVLMRIDPLKQMASVQSQQGTQAQKKALYDYNKIEVERQRKLFEAGVVSRDTYDQANQAYENSKADYESNQALTDTQKQQLAYYDIRAPFNGVVGDIPVHLGDYVSQTTLLTTVDEIADLEAYIYIPTERASSIRKGLPVEILDSAGNVLVKTVVDFISPQVDNGLQSILAKASVPRTADILRNQQLVKARITWSSAPAPTVPVLAVSLIGGQTFVYVATPKGDGYIAHQVPVTVGETLGNTYPILGGLKTGEKVITSGLQFLQEGAPVKPLG from the coding sequence GTGCCCCTGATTTTGAGTACCCCCCGCGTCCTCCCGGTGCTTGTCGTTGCGGCCGCATGCCTGGTCGCAGGTTGCAAGTCTGCCCCGCCCCCTCAGCCGCCTCCGCAGGCCATGCCCGTAAAGGTTGCGCCGGTATCGTTGTCGTCTGTGCCCACCTCCGACACCTACGTCTCCACCATCAAGAGCCGCCGCTCCTCCACCATGCAGCCGCAGGTCGACGGCAACCTGGTCAAGATCTTCGTCAAGTCCGGCCAGACCGTCAAAGCCGGTCAGGTGCTCATGCGCATCGATCCCCTCAAGCAGATGGCCAGCGTCCAGTCCCAGCAGGGAACTCAGGCGCAGAAGAAGGCCCTCTACGACTACAACAAGATCGAAGTCGAGCGCCAGCGCAAGCTCTTCGAGGCGGGAGTCGTCTCGCGCGACACCTACGACCAGGCCAATCAGGCCTATGAAAACTCCAAGGCCGACTACGAGTCCAACCAGGCCCTCACCGACACCCAGAAGCAGCAGCTCGCCTACTACGACATCCGCGCCCCCTTCAACGGTGTCGTCGGCGACATCCCCGTTCACCTCGGCGACTACGTCTCCCAAACCACGCTGCTCACCACCGTAGATGAGATCGCCGACCTCGAAGCGTACATCTACATTCCCACCGAACGCGCCAGCAGCATTCGCAAAGGCCTTCCGGTAGAGATCCTCGACAGCGCCGGCAACGTCCTGGTCAAAACCGTCGTCGACTTCATCTCGCCACAGGTCGACAACGGCCTGCAAAGCATCCTCGCCAAGGCAAGCGTCCCACGCACTGCGGACATCCTTCGCAACCAGCAGCTGGTCAAGGCCCGCATCACCTGGAGCAGCGCGCCTGCCCCCACAGTCCCGGTCCTCGCCGTCAGTCTCATCGGCGGCCAGACCTTCGTTTACGTCGCAACCCCGAAAGGGGACGGATACATCGCCCATCAAGTCCCGGTTACGGTTGGCGAAACCCTCGGTAACACCTATCCCATTCTTGGTGGTCTCAAGACGGGAGAAAAAGTCATCACCTCCGGCCTGCAGTTTCTGCAGGAAGGTGCGCCGGTCAAGCCTCTCGGTTAA
- a CDS encoding family 43 glycosylhydrolase, producing the protein MALLAGKSHSALPRLAAFCAIACLIFLRGGNASGAITPGGVWFDNRGQQIQAHGGGILKVGDTFFWFGEDRSQGLDPNKRYVSCYASKDLVHWTFRNQVLKLSDPENFGAGWLIERPKVFYNATTKKYVLYAHIDDGTYKVARVAIAISDTVDGDYRYLKSFRPLGLESRDIGQFIDDDGTAYLIFESRPTRGFLIARLSPDYLDVEKQMSFVPARLEGGALVHYQGLYYVIGSHMSGWSPNPNVYATATSLEGPWTQFKDIAPPAAKTFHSQSSTLLTIPGTKTTAVVFMADQWKPDDLWDSRYLWMPLRIGEGQLVLPEPRPWSIDIQTGETKY; encoded by the coding sequence ATGGCTCTGCTGGCAGGCAAATCACATTCAGCATTGCCGCGTCTCGCTGCCTTTTGTGCTATCGCCTGTCTTATCTTCCTGCGCGGAGGAAACGCCTCCGGCGCCATCACCCCCGGAGGCGTCTGGTTCGACAATCGCGGCCAGCAGATTCAGGCTCACGGCGGCGGCATCCTCAAGGTCGGCGACACCTTCTTCTGGTTTGGAGAAGACCGCTCCCAAGGGCTCGATCCGAATAAGCGATACGTGAGCTGTTACGCGTCGAAGGATCTCGTGCACTGGACCTTCCGCAATCAGGTTCTCAAACTCTCCGATCCTGAAAACTTCGGTGCAGGCTGGCTCATCGAACGTCCCAAGGTCTTCTACAACGCCACGACAAAGAAGTACGTCCTCTACGCCCACATCGACGACGGCACCTACAAAGTCGCCCGCGTAGCCATCGCCATCAGCGACACAGTCGACGGAGACTATCGCTACCTCAAAAGCTTTCGCCCCCTCGGCCTTGAAAGCCGTGACATCGGCCAGTTCATTGATGACGACGGCACAGCCTACCTCATCTTCGAGAGCCGTCCCACCAGAGGCTTCCTGATCGCACGGCTCTCTCCCGACTATCTCGACGTCGAAAAGCAGATGAGCTTCGTTCCCGCCCGCCTCGAAGGCGGCGCCCTGGTTCACTACCAAGGCCTCTACTACGTCATTGGCTCCCATATGAGCGGATGGAGCCCCAACCCCAACGTCTACGCCACAGCCACCAGCCTCGAAGGCCCTTGGACCCAGTTCAAAGACATCGCCCCCCCGGCAGCCAAAACCTTCCACTCGCAATCCTCCACACTCCTGACGATCCCCGGCACCAAAACAACTGCAGTCGTCTTCATGGCCGACCAGTGGAAGCCAGACGATCTATGGGACTCGCGCTATCTCTGGATGCCCCTCCGGATCGGCGAAGGTCAACTCGTGCTCCCCGAGCCCAGACCATGGTCGATCGACATCCAAACCGGCGAAACAAAGTATTAG
- the hppD gene encoding 4-hydroxyphenylpyruvate dioxygenase produces MATHAPTKPQTTSESTPDFLPLKGTDHVEFYVGNARQAAYFYRAAFGMSLVAYSGPETGQRDRASYVLQQGKVRFVLTTALRTDSDIARHVDKHGDGVHSIALWVDDARQSWLETTSRGARSIQPPTDASDANGSVTTSSIAAYGDTIHTFVDRTHYAGPFLPGYHAVKHDHIARPVGLLHIDHIVGNVGWNSMNQWVDFYRDVMGFGLYQHFDDNDISTEYSALMSKVMANGNGYVKFPINEPAEGRRKSQIEEYLDFYQGPGVQHMALATSDILATVAAMKQQGVDFLTVPHSYYTELQTRIGKIDEPIDELEKLGILVDRDNEGYMLQIFTKPVEDRPTVFYEIIQRKGSRSFGKGNFKALFEAIEREQELRGNL; encoded by the coding sequence ATGGCAACACACGCCCCAACAAAGCCCCAGACAACATCAGAATCCACCCCCGACTTCCTCCCCCTCAAAGGCACCGACCACGTCGAGTTCTACGTCGGCAACGCCCGCCAGGCCGCCTACTTCTACCGTGCAGCCTTCGGCATGTCGCTGGTCGCCTACTCCGGCCCCGAGACCGGTCAGCGCGACCGCGCCAGCTACGTCCTCCAGCAGGGTAAAGTCCGCTTCGTCCTCACCACCGCCCTCCGCACCGACTCCGACATCGCCCGCCACGTCGACAAGCACGGCGACGGCGTCCACTCCATCGCCCTCTGGGTCGACGACGCCCGCCAGTCCTGGCTCGAGACCACCAGCCGCGGCGCCCGCAGCATCCAGCCCCCCACCGACGCAAGCGACGCCAACGGCAGCGTCACCACCTCCAGCATCGCCGCCTACGGTGACACCATCCACACCTTCGTCGACCGGACCCACTACGCCGGCCCCTTCCTCCCCGGCTACCACGCCGTCAAGCACGACCACATCGCCCGCCCCGTCGGCCTCCTCCACATCGACCACATCGTCGGCAACGTCGGCTGGAACTCCATGAACCAGTGGGTCGACTTCTACCGCGACGTCATGGGCTTCGGCCTCTACCAGCACTTCGACGACAACGACATCTCCACCGAATACTCCGCTCTCATGTCCAAGGTCATGGCCAACGGCAACGGCTACGTCAAGTTCCCCATCAACGAGCCAGCCGAAGGCCGCCGCAAGTCCCAGATCGAGGAGTACCTCGACTTCTACCAGGGCCCCGGCGTCCAGCACATGGCCCTCGCCACCAGCGACATCCTCGCCACCGTAGCCGCCATGAAGCAGCAGGGCGTCGACTTCCTCACCGTCCCCCACTCCTACTACACCGAGCTGCAAACCCGCATCGGCAAGATCGATGAGCCCATCGACGAACTCGAAAAACTAGGCATCCTCGTCGATCGCGACAACGAAGGCTACATGCTCCAGATCTTCACCAAACCAGTAGAAGACCGCCCCACCGTCTTCTACGAGATCATCCAGCGCAAGGGCAGCCGCAGCTTCGGCAAGGGCAACTTCAAAGCCCTCTTCGAGGCCATAGAAAGAGAACAGGAACTGCGCGGTAATCTTTAG
- a CDS encoding dimethylarginine dimethylaminohydrolase family protein: MSTQPIDITNPAILATIPSTSATFLMCPPRLYDVNYVINPWMAGNVHASSRTRAAEQWQRLYEAVSTIADVQLVEPQPGSPDMVFTANAGLERNGTVAISSFFHPERQGEEPHFRRWFEQAGYKVMDTPRATPFEGEGDALFSTDGTRLFVGYGPRTVPSSHQALRKIWGIEVTSLHLIDPRFYHLDTCFAPLEGGYVMYFPEAFDRASLDKIEAFYPLEKRIIVAESDAVCFACNAINVDRTIILNNISSDLRSQLESRGFDVIEVTLTEFLKAGGAAKCLVMKLSHAAL; this comes from the coding sequence ATGAGTACGCAGCCCATCGATATCACCAACCCGGCAATCCTGGCCACGATTCCTTCCACCTCAGCGACCTTCCTCATGTGTCCCCCCAGGCTCTACGACGTCAACTACGTCATAAACCCCTGGATGGCCGGCAACGTCCACGCCTCCTCGCGCACCCGCGCAGCCGAACAGTGGCAGCGTCTCTACGAAGCCGTCAGCACCATCGCCGACGTCCAGCTCGTCGAACCCCAACCCGGCTCCCCCGACATGGTCTTCACCGCCAACGCCGGCCTCGAGCGCAACGGCACCGTCGCCATCAGCAGCTTCTTCCATCCCGAGCGCCAGGGCGAAGAGCCACACTTCCGCCGCTGGTTCGAACAAGCCGGTTACAAGGTCATGGACACCCCCCGCGCCACGCCCTTTGAAGGCGAAGGCGACGCCCTCTTCTCCACCGACGGCACCCGTCTCTTTGTCGGTTACGGCCCACGCACCGTCCCCTCCAGCCATCAAGCGCTCCGCAAGATCTGGGGCATCGAGGTCACCTCACTCCACCTCATCGACCCGCGCTTCTACCACCTCGACACCTGCTTCGCTCCCCTCGAAGGCGGCTACGTCATGTACTTCCCGGAGGCCTTCGACCGAGCCTCTCTCGACAAGATCGAAGCCTTCTACCCACTCGAAAAAAGAATCATCGTCGCCGAGTCGGATGCCGTCTGCTTCGCCTGCAACGCCATCAACGTCGATCGCACGATCATCCTGAACAACATCAGCAGTGATCTACGCAGCCAACTCGAGTCCCGCGGCTTCGACGTCATCGAAGTCACGCTCACCGAGTTCCTCAAAGCTGGTGGCGCCGCAAAATGCCTGGTCATGAAGTTGAGCCACGCCGCACTTTAG
- a CDS encoding 2-keto-4-pentenoate hydratase produces the protein MATRQKRAGWETLDDMMTGERESQLIEAADLLLDARRTGVPIEDLPEALQPKDMTEAYALQDHIAEAYGAIGGWKIGAPSAEAEPLFAPMPRAWMAGDGAVVGEVRRYRGLESEIAFLMGEDLPGRATPYSREEVVAAIASCHPAIEVIESGLLDPLKAARMSMLGDLQMHGGFVYGPAVAEWKKIDFKTEHVVIAVDGAVRVERTGSNTSGDLMRLLPWLANEGAARTGGLKAGQWVTTGSWTGVTAANSGSVADVKFSSAGEVHLRFE, from the coding sequence TTGGCCACGAGACAGAAGCGGGCTGGTTGGGAGACACTGGACGACATGATGACTGGAGAGAGAGAAAGCCAACTGATTGAGGCTGCGGATCTGCTGCTGGATGCGCGTAGGACGGGTGTGCCGATCGAGGATCTGCCGGAGGCTTTGCAGCCGAAGGATATGACTGAGGCTTATGCGCTGCAGGATCATATCGCAGAGGCGTATGGCGCGATTGGCGGGTGGAAGATCGGGGCTCCGAGTGCGGAGGCCGAACCGTTGTTTGCGCCGATGCCGCGGGCGTGGATGGCGGGGGATGGCGCGGTGGTTGGCGAGGTGCGGAGATATCGCGGACTGGAGTCGGAGATTGCTTTTTTGATGGGCGAGGATCTGCCGGGGCGGGCTACGCCGTACTCACGGGAGGAGGTCGTCGCTGCTATTGCGAGCTGCCATCCGGCTATCGAGGTGATTGAGAGTGGCCTGCTGGATCCGTTGAAGGCGGCGCGGATGTCGATGCTCGGCGATCTGCAGATGCATGGTGGGTTTGTGTATGGGCCGGCCGTGGCGGAGTGGAAGAAGATCGACTTCAAGACCGAGCATGTGGTGATCGCGGTCGATGGTGCGGTGAGGGTGGAGCGGACGGGATCGAATACTTCGGGAGACTTGATGCGGCTGCTGCCGTGGCTGGCGAACGAGGGCGCTGCGAGGACTGGTGGATTGAAGGCTGGACAGTGGGTGACGACGGGGAGTTGGACCGGGGTGACTGCGGCTAATTCGGGGTCTGTTGCAGATGTGAAGTTTTCTTCCGCGGGTGAGGTTCATCTGCGGTTTGAGTAG